From Mytilus galloprovincialis chromosome 9, xbMytGall1.hap1.1, whole genome shotgun sequence, the proteins below share one genomic window:
- the LOC143046872 gene encoding glycoprotein-N-acetylgalactosamine 3-beta-galactosyltransferase 1-like — translation MWTLFRKRGNCVVICLITLFTFVTFLLQTQQQFNVIPFDGNVLNVSRIAKGHKIPKPLPQKITLSNSSPVVETEKHEVKFRRPIARNKSPQSPLPTSIMCLVLTTHTTLLSKAKAVNDTWGKRCNKTIFFTNRPSTLPNVVYLDLAKDGRKHLTDKVVRIFDYVHTHFTEYDWFLKADDDTYVILENLRHFLSYFKSTEPVYLGQNYKLYTKQGYHSGGAGYVLSKEALNKLMFGIKYKNCPKDGKDEDVDIGKCLDSQGVSVYDTTDKFNRETFHGGTMEDHMVGPLSDLLKNYPSTPSKTGKDCCSTSTITFHYVSPKI, via the exons ATGTGGACGTTATTCAGAAAACGAGGAAATTGTGTTGTGATATGTCTCATTACCCTGTTTACGTTTGTGACTTTCCTTTTGCAAACACAACAACAGTTCAATG TTATTCCATTTGATGGCAATGTGTTAAACGTCAGCAGAATAGCGAAGGGACATAAAATTCCGAAACCTCTTCCGCAAAAAATTACATTATCAAATTCTTCACCGGTTGTTGAAACAGAAAAGCATGAGGTCAAGTTTAGAAGACCAATAGCACGAAACAAATCTCCTCAATCACCGCTGCCAACTTCAATCATGTGTCTAGTCCTCACAACACATACTACTTTACTGTCCAAAGCTAAAGCTGTAAATGATACATGGGGAAAACGGTGTAACAAGACTATTTTCTTCACTAATAGACCAAGTACACTACCGAATGTTGTTTACTTAGATTTAGCTAAAGATGGCCGAAAACATCTTACAGATAAGGTTGTTCGGATATTTGATTATGTACATACACATTTTACAGAATATGATTGGTTTTTAAAAGCTGATGATGATACATACGTTATTTTGGAAAACTTAAGGCATTTCTTATCATACTTTAAAAGTACTGAACCAGTGTATTTGGGCCAAAACTATAAGCTCTACACTAAACAAGGGTATCATAGTGGTGGTGCAGGATATGTTCTGAGTAAGGAAGCTTTAAATAAACTCATGTTTGggattaaatataaaaactgtCCTAAGGATGGCAAAGATGAAGATGTGGATATTGGAAAGTGTTTGGACAGCCAAGGTGTTTCTGTATATGATACAACAGATAAATTTAATCGAGAAACATTTCATGGTGGAACTATGGAGGACCATATGGTTGGACCATTATCCGATTTACTAAAGAATTATCCTAGTACACCGTCCAAAACG ggtaaagactgctgcagtaccagtacaataacctttCATTATGTctcaccgaagatctaa